The Coraliomargarita parva genome contains a region encoding:
- a CDS encoding MFS transporter, giving the protein MQFGLFRSNKPFPVQKWPGYYGWMVLIAGTAGMAAAIPGSPPGMGVFIDQMMEALSMDRSQFSLAYTFGTVFAGLSAPLAGHCVDRYGARKVACLGFALLGCVLVYTGLLQHITSVLPAGSLHAILSFGLVFIAFAGIRLIGVGLCMTACRSMIFKWFEGRRGWAAAINGVVLSLSFSSAPVFLNGVVLAVGWQLAWMYTGVFFAVAMTIWAYLFFRDSPESCGVEVEQVKSKGSRTRIPVVRDFRGSEALRTAAFWIFTSGLALNALIGTGVSFHFIAIAELEGLGRQTAVNLFLYIAIFHISTTLIMGALSSRFPMKYLLMLMVGAQAASLIGVLNLSDAFWRWVYIAGNGVAWGSFGILINVPWPRFFGRLHLGSINGWVTGATVATSALGPYLFGLLAEKTGSFGPACWICIAVSPLVLVAAIFADNPQGKAEGEG; this is encoded by the coding sequence GTGCAATTCGGCCTCTTTCGATCCAACAAACCTTTTCCTGTCCAAAAGTGGCCGGGCTATTATGGTTGGATGGTCTTGATCGCCGGCACCGCCGGAATGGCTGCGGCGATCCCCGGCAGTCCACCGGGGATGGGGGTCTTCATCGACCAGATGATGGAGGCGCTCTCGATGGACCGTTCGCAATTTTCGCTGGCCTACACATTCGGCACCGTGTTTGCCGGGCTTTCGGCGCCTCTGGCTGGACACTGTGTCGATCGCTACGGAGCCCGTAAAGTCGCCTGTCTCGGCTTTGCTCTGCTGGGCTGTGTGCTGGTTTACACCGGCTTGCTGCAGCATATTACGTCAGTTCTGCCTGCCGGGAGCTTGCATGCTATCCTGAGTTTTGGCCTGGTCTTCATCGCGTTTGCAGGGATCCGTTTGATCGGCGTAGGGCTGTGCATGACGGCTTGTCGCTCGATGATTTTCAAATGGTTTGAAGGGCGGCGTGGCTGGGCGGCGGCCATCAATGGGGTGGTGCTCTCACTGAGTTTTTCCTCCGCCCCGGTCTTTCTGAACGGAGTTGTGCTGGCGGTTGGCTGGCAGCTTGCCTGGATGTATACGGGGGTATTTTTCGCCGTCGCAATGACGATCTGGGCGTATTTGTTTTTTCGTGACAGCCCCGAGTCATGCGGTGTCGAGGTCGAGCAGGTAAAGTCGAAAGGCTCCCGCACGCGCATCCCGGTGGTGCGGGATTTTCGGGGTTCGGAAGCGCTCCGGACCGCTGCATTTTGGATCTTTACCTCCGGGTTGGCTTTGAACGCGCTGATCGGAACGGGGGTGTCTTTCCACTTTATTGCGATTGCCGAGCTCGAGGGATTGGGGCGCCAGACTGCGGTCAACCTGTTTCTCTACATCGCGATCTTCCACATCAGCACGACTCTGATAATGGGCGCACTCAGCTCGCGTTTCCCGATGAAGTATTTACTCATGCTCATGGTCGGTGCGCAGGCGGCTTCCTTGATCGGGGTGCTGAATCTATCCGACGCCTTTTGGCGCTGGGTCTATATCGCGGGGAACGGTGTGGCCTGGGGGAGTTTCGGGATACTGATCAATGTGCCCTGGCCGCGCTTCTTCGGCCGACTTCATCTGGGCTCGATCAATGGCTGGGTGACGGGGGCCACGGTCGCGACGAGCGCACTGGGCCCCTATCTCTTCGGCTTGCTGGCAGAGAAGACCGGTAGCTTCGGTCCGGCCTGCTGGATTTGCATCGCGGTCTCTCCGCTGGTTCTGGTTGCCGCCATCTTTGCCGATAATCCGCAGGGGAAGGCTGAAGGGGAAGGCTGA
- the mtnN gene encoding 5'-methylthioadenosine/S-adenosylhomocysteine nucleosidase, producing MKRSRLFRLFYLLPLICIGLLQSARAETEASSTGPILVLGAVPQEVPFLVERLEDASSGELYGFPYWQGRIGANEVVISLTSVGKTQTGMCTALFIQHFKPSVAFMTGTASRINHAKRTGDVVLPKEVFIHDYGSLTETDIDWGQFYKPGTREKLPFMMAVDAGMRTTAAELIQSYEPHEVTVDGESYSVTIDMDTIVASSDAFGVRQARIDKLRAEKVDLMEMESAPFAMVCLQMETPYLIVRAGSNLSQPKPNNDYLVYGPIAALSAQKLTYYLLTQWPELN from the coding sequence ATGAAACGCTCACGACTCTTTCGTCTTTTCTATTTACTGCCGCTTATCTGCATCGGGTTGCTGCAAAGCGCTCGGGCTGAAACTGAGGCCTCGTCGACCGGGCCGATTCTTGTGCTGGGTGCCGTGCCGCAGGAGGTCCCTTTTCTGGTCGAGCGCTTGGAGGATGCGTCGTCGGGCGAGCTCTACGGCTTTCCTTACTGGCAGGGCCGGATCGGCGCGAACGAGGTGGTGATCTCGTTGACAAGTGTCGGCAAGACCCAGACCGGCATGTGCACCGCGCTCTTCATCCAGCATTTCAAGCCGTCGGTTGCCTTTATGACCGGAACCGCCTCGCGCATCAATCACGCGAAACGGACGGGCGATGTCGTCTTACCCAAAGAGGTATTTATTCATGACTACGGCAGCCTAACGGAGACGGATATCGATTGGGGCCAATTCTATAAACCGGGAACGCGGGAAAAGTTGCCCTTCATGATGGCAGTCGACGCCGGGATGCGCACGACGGCTGCGGAATTGATCCAGTCATACGAGCCGCACGAAGTCACCGTTGATGGCGAAAGCTACTCCGTTACGATTGATATGGATACGATTGTCGCGTCGTCCGATGCCTTTGGCGTGCGACAGGCACGCATCGATAAGCTAAGGGCGGAGAAGGTTGATCTGATGGAAATGGAGTCGGCTCCCTTTGCTATGGTCTGCTTACAGATGGAGACGCCATACTTGATCGTGCGTGCGGGGAGTAACCTATCGCAGCCTAAGCCGAATAATGACTATTTGGTCTATGGCCCGATCGCGGCGCTTTCCGCGCAGAAGTTGACCTATTACCTGTTGACGCAGTGGCCGGAGCTTAACTAG
- the corA gene encoding magnesium/cobalt transporter CorA: MKQPLDSAKEVAQATSGAIFKTAGFLTSTIKGIGKGVFQPIASSLTPTKTPEPGTAPGIEHYLKHEADHEVPVRITILDYGPEKLESREFDSVEEALACPRHEPHHVRWINVDGLKPSVVDKLCKHYGIHTLSAEDVLNTYQRPKFEAFEDHLLVVARQIQLVGDQLKNEQISFFLFEDVLISFQEEVGDVFGPVRKRLENPAGRFRTYKADYLFYALLDSIVDHLFPLLEGYGIAMEDLEMEILKEPSTKSQQRLFAMKRDLSLQRRALWPIREVVDQLYRDESGLIHPDLRTFYRDVQDHTMQVIDLLETYRDTASGLSDLYQSSVGNKMNEIMKVLTIMASFFIPITFVAGVYGMNFEYIPELAWHYSYFVFWGICLSMTGGLAFYFWRKGWIGKDK; encoded by the coding sequence GTGAAACAGCCCCTCGATTCAGCCAAGGAAGTCGCCCAAGCCACCTCGGGTGCGATTTTCAAAACCGCAGGTTTTCTGACCTCGACCATCAAAGGGATCGGCAAGGGCGTCTTCCAGCCGATTGCCTCCAGCCTCACCCCGACCAAAACTCCGGAACCCGGCACAGCCCCCGGCATCGAGCATTACCTCAAGCACGAGGCGGACCACGAGGTCCCGGTGCGGATCACCATCCTCGACTATGGTCCGGAAAAGTTGGAAAGCCGCGAATTTGACTCGGTAGAGGAGGCCCTCGCCTGCCCCCGCCATGAACCGCATCATGTGCGCTGGATCAATGTGGACGGCCTCAAGCCCAGCGTCGTGGACAAGCTGTGCAAGCATTACGGCATCCATACCCTCTCCGCCGAAGACGTGCTCAACACCTACCAGCGACCCAAGTTCGAAGCCTTCGAGGACCACTTGCTCGTCGTGGCCCGCCAGATCCAACTGGTCGGTGACCAGTTGAAGAACGAGCAAATCAGTTTCTTTCTCTTTGAGGATGTGCTGATTTCCTTCCAGGAGGAAGTCGGCGATGTCTTCGGTCCGGTCCGCAAGCGCTTGGAAAATCCCGCCGGACGTTTTCGCACCTACAAGGCGGACTACCTCTTTTATGCCCTGCTCGACTCCATCGTCGACCACTTGTTCCCGCTGCTCGAGGGCTACGGAATCGCCATGGAAGACCTCGAAATGGAAATCCTCAAGGAGCCCAGCACCAAGAGCCAGCAACGCCTCTTCGCGATGAAGCGCGACCTTTCGCTCCAGCGGCGCGCCCTCTGGCCCATCCGCGAAGTGGTCGACCAACTCTACCGGGACGAATCCGGCCTGATCCACCCCGACCTGCGCACCTTCTACCGCGACGTGCAGGACCATACCATGCAGGTCATCGACCTGCTCGAAACCTACCGGGATACCGCTTCGGGACTCAGTGACCTCTACCAGTCTTCCGTCGGCAACAAGATGAACGAAATCATGAAGGTCCTCACCATCATGGCCTCCTTCTTCATCCCCATCACTTTCGTCGCCGGGGTCTATGGCATGAACTTCGAATACATCCCCGAACTCGCCTGGCACTACTCCTACTTCGTCTTCTGGGGCATCTGCCTGAGCATGACCGGCGGCCTCGCCTTCTACTTCTGGCGCAAGGGCTGGATCGGCAAAGACAAGTAG
- a CDS encoding cation:dicarboxylate symporter family transporter, producing MKIRMPSLTTQIVTGLIAGILVGLFFGEMAAGLEVIGTVYVRLLQMTILPYIMFSLIVGFGSLSYDRAWLLAKRAGVVLLAFWLVGLSVVVLMATTFPDRQSATFFNPGMVSPAEPVSLVQMFVPSNPFEALATSAIPAVVLFSILFGLALIAVPKKEAVLDVFGVIAGTLQRVTGFVVKTTPLGVFGLTASAAGTLDGDDIIRLQAYFVTYISCCLFLSFAAFPVLMSMVTAFSYRQVLRVSKNALITAFTTGNLFVVLPILITDCQKMFKETCPEAENAKYYIDILVPVTFNFPNMGKLTALLFIFFGAWFIGDPLPYSHYPQTVATALPVFFGGIDIAVPYMLQIEGLPTDLFSLYVLSGIINGRFATLLACMELLCITLISVSSLVGQLRIQPRRMLLGLGAMSVAAGTMVLSISLFLDKVVPSANQQAEFAANMSVIKLMPDRVFESPPDLAKPPVDTALELEPGHDKPGLFARLFGVDEPDYGDAAPTDPSPKKLTRDQRILRVGFFSDNQPWSYFNEESNLVGYDVEAAHRLAHHLGCAILFYPLSPKDAHLYLDAGEIDLLMSGVPITAYDIRKYTFSDDYLRLHLALLFPDDPESKDRFSSIEKLKAFSGLSVGYVPPSPFIPNIRALLPTAELIEYDSYSDYFTDVETQEDASVEVLYTSAEAASLLSLLHPGYKLNVYPQHSGYNLAYAVNPNDPDFLVFLNQWLALERQSKAAEQSYNYWILGNPREDRAPRWSVVRDVLGWGKD from the coding sequence ATGAAAATCCGGATGCCAAGCCTGACGACGCAGATCGTCACTGGCCTCATCGCCGGGATCCTGGTGGGGCTTTTCTTTGGGGAGATGGCGGCGGGTCTGGAAGTGATCGGCACCGTGTACGTGCGGCTGCTGCAGATGACGATCCTGCCGTACATCATGTTCTCGTTGATCGTGGGCTTCGGTTCGCTCAGTTACGATCGGGCCTGGCTCCTCGCCAAGCGGGCGGGGGTGGTATTGCTTGCTTTCTGGCTGGTTGGCCTGTCGGTGGTGGTGCTGATGGCGACGACCTTTCCCGACCGGCAGTCCGCGACCTTCTTCAATCCGGGCATGGTCAGTCCGGCGGAGCCGGTCTCCCTGGTCCAGATGTTCGTGCCTTCAAACCCCTTTGAGGCGCTGGCCACGAGTGCGATCCCCGCAGTGGTCCTTTTCAGTATCCTCTTCGGCTTGGCCCTTATCGCCGTGCCCAAGAAGGAAGCCGTACTGGATGTTTTCGGCGTGATTGCGGGCACGCTGCAGCGGGTCACCGGGTTCGTGGTGAAGACCACGCCTCTCGGGGTGTTTGGTCTCACCGCATCGGCCGCGGGCACGCTCGACGGGGATGACATCATCCGCCTGCAGGCTTACTTCGTCACCTACATTAGCTGCTGCCTCTTCCTTTCCTTCGCCGCGTTCCCGGTACTGATGTCGATGGTCACTGCCTTTAGCTACCGGCAGGTTTTGCGGGTTTCGAAGAATGCGCTGATCACGGCATTCACGACCGGAAATCTATTTGTCGTGCTGCCTATCCTGATCACGGATTGCCAGAAAATGTTCAAGGAGACCTGTCCGGAGGCCGAGAACGCCAAATACTACATCGATATTCTGGTCCCGGTGACCTTTAACTTTCCCAACATGGGGAAGCTGACCGCGCTCCTCTTTATTTTCTTCGGTGCCTGGTTTATCGGCGATCCCCTGCCTTACAGCCATTACCCACAGACGGTGGCGACCGCGCTGCCGGTGTTTTTCGGGGGAATCGATATCGCCGTGCCCTACATGCTGCAGATCGAAGGCTTACCCACAGATCTGTTTTCACTGTACGTCCTCTCCGGAATCATCAACGGGCGTTTCGCCACACTGCTGGCCTGCATGGAACTGCTCTGCATCACCTTGATCTCGGTCTCGTCCCTGGTCGGGCAATTGCGCATACAGCCGCGCCGTATGCTCCTCGGCCTCGGTGCGATGTCGGTTGCCGCTGGTACCATGGTGCTCTCGATCAGCCTCTTTCTCGACAAGGTGGTTCCCTCGGCGAACCAGCAGGCTGAGTTCGCGGCCAATATGTCGGTCATCAAACTGATGCCGGACCGGGTCTTTGAAAGCCCGCCGGATTTGGCAAAGCCGCCGGTTGACACGGCCCTTGAGTTGGAGCCGGGGCATGACAAGCCGGGCTTGTTTGCGCGTTTATTCGGTGTGGATGAGCCTGATTATGGGGACGCTGCTCCGACGGATCCGAGCCCGAAAAAGCTCACACGGGATCAACGTATCCTGCGGGTCGGTTTCTTTTCTGACAACCAGCCCTGGTCCTATTTTAATGAAGAAAGCAATCTGGTGGGCTATGATGTCGAAGCGGCGCACCGACTCGCGCATCATCTGGGCTGTGCCATCCTTTTTTATCCACTCTCCCCTAAGGACGCGCATCTTTATCTGGATGCCGGCGAAATTGACCTGCTGATGTCGGGTGTGCCGATCACGGCTTACGATATCCGGAAGTATACCTTCTCCGACGATTACCTGCGTCTGCATCTCGCGCTACTCTTTCCCGATGATCCGGAATCGAAAGATCGCTTTTCCAGCATTGAAAAGTTGAAGGCCTTTTCCGGGCTTTCGGTGGGCTATGTGCCGCCCAGTCCGTTCATTCCCAATATTCGGGCCCTCCTGCCGACCGCGGAACTGATCGAATACGATAGTTATTCCGATTACTTCACGGATGTGGAGACGCAGGAGGATGCGAGCGTCGAGGTACTCTATACTTCGGCGGAAGCAGCATCGTTACTTTCGCTCCTGCATCCGGGCTACAAGTTGAATGTGTATCCACAGCATTCCGGCTATAACTTGGCCTATGCCGTGAATCCGAACGATCCGGATTTCCTCGTCTTCCTGAACCAATGGCTTGCGCTGGAGCGGCAGTCGAAAGCGGCGGAGCAGAGCTATAACTATTGGATCCTGGGAAATCCCCGGGAAGACCGGGCGCCCCGCTGGTCGGTTGTACGCGACGTGCTGGGCTGGGGGAAGGATTAG
- a CDS encoding adenosine deaminase family protein, translating into MKKSLLSMGLALAGLCASVLYGEPSKVFDQIKQAASPDELYALLYAVPKGGDLHHHGGGSMPMEYALDYYLDAERNGGRQFYIRTRIEACPEHRLRPEVMYHVLGEWDWKALDPCLQKQFKLVTELTEAEQAAWLSDLKIDQEGEGRDEFFEKIWWRMGPVFNDLSVGPDLLVENMKAMGKEGLRYIEMQVIPWSHTDAEGNPVSAELWYETYKKRLAQPDALATGVTMRFQVVIIRFLPEAEDHVRRAFEFIDKHRDLFVGINMAGREDEGKGQAARFTEVYREMQRLYPKIPLAIHAGEADEGNSNIRDTLALGADRIGHGLNLLKDTDTYLLMRQNQYMVEVNLVSNKLLEYVPDPMQHPFPVLLRTGIPVSLNTDDRGMWDSTFTDEYYSAVRYYNLSWEELVKVGRDSLVYSFLEPSKKAELMADYDAAVLEFESTYLTEDWRDAVQDVDVTVSNYGKENFGLTSAVNLGDPIE; encoded by the coding sequence ATGAAAAAATCATTATTGTCCATGGGGCTCGCCTTGGCGGGGCTGTGTGCGTCCGTCCTGTACGGCGAGCCGTCGAAGGTGTTTGACCAGATCAAGCAGGCGGCCAGTCCCGACGAATTGTACGCCTTGCTGTATGCGGTACCCAAGGGCGGAGACCTGCACCACCATGGTGGCGGCAGTATGCCGATGGAGTATGCTTTGGATTACTATCTGGATGCGGAGCGCAATGGCGGGCGCCAGTTTTACATTCGCACGCGGATCGAGGCCTGTCCGGAGCATCGGCTGCGTCCGGAGGTGATGTATCATGTGCTTGGGGAGTGGGACTGGAAGGCGCTCGATCCCTGTCTCCAGAAGCAGTTCAAACTGGTGACGGAATTGACGGAGGCGGAGCAGGCGGCCTGGCTTTCAGACCTGAAGATCGATCAGGAAGGCGAAGGGCGTGACGAATTTTTTGAAAAGATCTGGTGGCGGATGGGGCCGGTGTTCAACGACCTGTCGGTCGGGCCGGACCTGCTGGTTGAAAATATGAAAGCGATGGGCAAGGAGGGGCTGCGTTATATCGAGATGCAGGTGATTCCCTGGTCGCACACCGACGCGGAAGGCAATCCGGTCAGCGCGGAACTTTGGTATGAAACCTACAAGAAGCGGCTGGCCCAACCTGATGCGCTTGCGACCGGTGTGACGATGCGCTTCCAGGTGGTGATCATCCGCTTTCTGCCCGAAGCGGAGGATCACGTGCGCCGCGCTTTTGAATTTATCGACAAGCATCGCGACCTATTCGTCGGCATCAACATGGCGGGGCGCGAAGACGAGGGCAAGGGACAGGCCGCACGCTTTACCGAAGTCTACCGCGAAATGCAGCGTCTGTATCCCAAGATCCCCTTGGCGATTCATGCCGGGGAGGCGGACGAGGGGAATTCCAACATCCGCGACACCTTGGCGCTGGGGGCCGACCGTATCGGGCATGGCCTCAACTTGCTGAAGGATACCGACACCTACCTGCTCATGCGACAGAACCAGTACATGGTGGAAGTGAACCTGGTGAGCAACAAGCTGCTCGAGTATGTGCCGGACCCGATGCAGCATCCCTTTCCGGTTTTGCTGCGCACGGGCATCCCCGTCTCGCTCAATACGGATGACCGCGGCATGTGGGACTCCACCTTTACTGACGAGTATTACTCGGCTGTGCGTTACTACAACCTGAGCTGGGAGGAGCTGGTTAAAGTGGGACGGGACAGTCTCGTTTACTCCTTTCTGGAGCCGTCCAAGAAAGCCGAACTGATGGCGGACTACGATGCCGCGGTTCTGGAATTTGAAAGTACCTACCTGACCGAAGACTGGCGTGATGCAGTCCAGGACGTGGATGTGACAGTGTCCAACTACGGTAAGGAAAACTTCGGCTTAACTTCGGCCGTCAACCTCGGAGACCCCATCGAATAA
- the katG gene encoding catalase/peroxidase HPI: MNDPESKCPVPHGASASAGKCPVMHGGNTSEGQEPMHWWPNALNLDILHQHDCKTDPMGAGFDYRSAVQALDYEALKKDMHALMTDSQDWWPADWGHYGGLMIRMAWHAAGSYRISDGRGGGGTGNQRFAPLNSWPDNANLDKARRLLWPIKKKYGNRLSWADLIILAGTIAYESMGLKTFGFGFGRADIWHPEKDTYWGAEKEWLAPSDERYENVEDPSTMENPLAAVQMGLIYVNPEGVNGKPDPLKTAAQVRETFARMAMNDEETVALTAGGHTVGKCHGNGDASLLGPDPEAAGPEDQGLGWLNKTKRGIGRDAVTSGLEGAWTTHPTQWDNGYFYLLLNYEWALTKSPAGASQWEPVDIKEEDKPVDVEDPSIRHNPMMTDADMAMKMDPVYREIAERFYRDPDYFAETFARAWFKLTHRDMGPKVRYLGPDVPAEDLIWQDPVPAGATSYDVDAVKAKIAASGLGISEMVATAWDSARTFRGSDMRGGANGARIRLAPFKDWPGNEPDRLAKVLSVLDPIAAGAGASLADVIVLAGNVGVEQAAAAAGHSIVVPFAPGRGDATAEMTDAESFAPLEPIHDGYRNWVKQDYIVKPEELMLDRTQLMGLTAPEMTVLVGGMRVLGTNYGGSRHGVFTDREGVLSNDFFVNLTDMGYIWEPSGSNEYKIRDRKTGEVKWTATRVDLVFGSNSILRSYAEVYAQDDNQAKFVEDFVAAWTKVMNADRFDLQ; the protein is encoded by the coding sequence ATGAACGATCCCGAATCGAAGTGCCCCGTACCGCATGGGGCGAGCGCATCTGCCGGCAAATGCCCGGTGATGCATGGCGGCAACACCTCCGAAGGGCAGGAGCCCATGCACTGGTGGCCGAATGCCCTGAACCTCGACATCCTGCACCAGCACGACTGTAAGACCGACCCCATGGGGGCGGGCTTCGACTACCGCAGCGCGGTGCAGGCGCTGGATTATGAGGCCCTGAAAAAAGACATGCACGCATTGATGACGGACAGCCAGGACTGGTGGCCCGCGGACTGGGGGCACTACGGCGGCCTGATGATACGGATGGCCTGGCACGCGGCCGGATCATACCGGATTTCCGACGGTCGTGGCGGGGGCGGTACGGGCAACCAGCGGTTTGCGCCGCTGAACTCCTGGCCGGATAATGCAAATTTGGACAAGGCCCGTCGTCTACTCTGGCCGATCAAGAAGAAGTACGGCAACCGGCTTAGTTGGGCGGACCTGATCATTCTGGCGGGGACCATTGCCTATGAGTCCATGGGGCTGAAGACTTTCGGCTTCGGGTTCGGCCGTGCGGACATTTGGCACCCCGAGAAAGACACCTACTGGGGGGCGGAGAAGGAATGGCTGGCGCCGAGTGACGAGCGCTACGAGAATGTGGAGGATCCCTCTACGATGGAGAACCCGCTGGCTGCCGTGCAGATGGGACTGATCTATGTCAATCCAGAGGGGGTGAACGGGAAGCCGGATCCCCTGAAGACGGCGGCACAGGTCCGTGAGACTTTTGCCCGTATGGCGATGAACGACGAGGAAACTGTGGCCCTGACCGCGGGTGGACACACGGTGGGCAAGTGTCACGGCAACGGCGACGCGAGCCTGCTCGGGCCGGATCCGGAAGCGGCGGGCCCGGAAGACCAGGGGCTCGGCTGGCTCAACAAGACCAAGCGTGGCATCGGGCGCGATGCGGTAACCAGCGGTCTTGAAGGGGCTTGGACGACGCATCCGACGCAGTGGGACAACGGCTACTTTTATCTGCTGCTGAATTATGAGTGGGCCTTGACCAAAAGTCCGGCCGGGGCCTCTCAGTGGGAGCCGGTGGACATCAAGGAGGAAGACAAGCCGGTTGATGTGGAAGACCCGTCCATTCGCCATAATCCGATGATGACAGATGCGGACATGGCGATGAAGATGGACCCGGTGTACCGAGAGATCGCAGAGCGTTTTTACCGGGACCCCGACTACTTTGCCGAGACCTTCGCCCGCGCGTGGTTCAAGCTGACGCACCGCGACATGGGGCCGAAGGTGCGCTACCTCGGGCCGGATGTGCCGGCGGAAGACCTGATCTGGCAGGATCCGGTGCCAGCGGGGGCCACCTCCTACGATGTCGATGCGGTGAAAGCGAAAATCGCCGCGAGCGGGCTCGGAATCAGCGAGATGGTTGCCACGGCATGGGACAGTGCCCGGACCTTCCGGGGCTCCGATATGCGTGGCGGGGCCAACGGGGCGCGTATCCGTTTGGCGCCATTCAAGGATTGGCCGGGCAATGAGCCTGACCGTCTGGCCAAGGTGCTGTCCGTGCTGGATCCAATCGCAGCCGGGGCCGGTGCGAGCCTGGCCGATGTGATCGTCCTCGCCGGCAATGTGGGGGTCGAGCAAGCTGCTGCGGCGGCGGGGCATTCGATCGTGGTTCCCTTTGCACCCGGTCGCGGGGATGCGACCGCGGAAATGACCGACGCCGAGTCCTTCGCGCCGCTGGAGCCGATCCACGACGGATACCGCAATTGGGTGAAGCAGGACTACATCGTAAAGCCGGAGGAGCTGATGCTCGACCGCACACAGCTCATGGGGCTGACCGCGCCGGAGATGACGGTGCTCGTGGGCGGTATGCGTGTGCTTGGCACGAATTACGGAGGCAGCCGACACGGCGTGTTTACCGACCGCGAAGGTGTGCTGAGCAACGACTTCTTCGTCAACCTGACCGATATGGGCTACATCTGGGAGCCGTCGGGGAGCAACGAATACAAGATCCGCGACCGAAAGACCGGTGAAGTCAAATGGACGGCCACCCGTGTCGACCTCGTTTTCGGCTCAAACTCGATCCTGCGTTCCTATGCCGAGGTGTATGCGCAGGACGACAACCAGGCGAAGTTCGTCGAGGACTTTGTTGCGGCCTGGACGAAGGTCATGAACGCGGACCGATTCGATCTGCAATAA
- a CDS encoding transposase, with amino-acid sequence MRTRRLKVHGRPAVYHCMTRTVNGEPLFKDREKEVLRKMLWQVADFCGVEVLTYCVMSNHFHVLVRVPDLIRITDGELMRRYRVLYPKPTKYQAESAKVMERQLQEGGKEADAIRIRLQARMGDVSEFMKAVKQRFSVWYNRTHERYGTLWSERFKSVLVEGRGNPLQTMAAYIDLNPVRAGLVDDPKDYRFCGYAEAVAGSGGARKGLSRIWSDRVAGIPEALRSHRALIFGKGSAPAEGKQSIDRKKALKVLEKEGAVLPKAAILRCRVRYFSDGAILGSKAFVKGYVDAWQMERGRQRPPKPCDLQGADWGDLAVIRGLRRQIFG; translated from the coding sequence ATGCGGACGCGACGACTGAAGGTACATGGACGCCCGGCAGTGTATCACTGCATGACGCGTACGGTGAATGGGGAACCGCTTTTCAAGGATCGGGAGAAGGAGGTGTTGCGTAAGATGTTGTGGCAGGTGGCGGATTTTTGCGGTGTTGAGGTTCTGACCTATTGCGTGATGTCGAATCACTTTCATGTGTTGGTCCGGGTTCCCGATTTGATAAGAATTACAGATGGCGAGCTGATGCGTCGTTACCGGGTGTTGTATCCGAAGCCTACGAAATACCAAGCCGAGTCGGCAAAGGTGATGGAGCGGCAATTGCAGGAAGGGGGCAAGGAGGCGGATGCGATTCGCATTAGGCTACAGGCGCGGATGGGGGATGTTTCCGAGTTCATGAAGGCGGTAAAGCAGCGCTTTTCCGTCTGGTATAACCGAACGCATGAGCGTTATGGCACACTGTGGTCGGAGCGTTTCAAGAGCGTGCTGGTTGAAGGGCGGGGCAACCCTCTGCAGACCATGGCGGCTTACATTGACTTGAATCCTGTGAGAGCCGGATTGGTGGACGATCCGAAGGATTACCGTTTCTGTGGCTATGCGGAGGCGGTGGCGGGTTCGGGCGGGGCCCGCAAGGGCTTGAGCCGGATCTGGTCGGACCGTGTCGCTGGTATTCCGGAAGCACTCCGGTCGCATCGGGCTTTGATTTTTGGCAAGGGCTCTGCGCCGGCGGAGGGAAAACAATCGATCGACCGGAAGAAAGCCTTGAAGGTCTTGGAAAAAGAGGGTGCCGTCTTGCCAAAGGCAGCAATTCTGCGCTGCCGGGTGAGGTATTTCTCCGACGGTGCGATTCTGGGGTCCAAAGCGTTTGTAAAGGGCTATGTGGACGCTTGGCAGATGGAGCGGGGACGCCAGCGGCCGCCCAAACCTTGCGACTTGCAGGGGGCTGACTGGGGCGATTTGGCGGTCATTCGCGGACTGAGACGACAGATATTTGGGTAG